A region of Granulicella sibirica DNA encodes the following proteins:
- a CDS encoding efflux RND transporter periplasmic adaptor subunit, which produces MTQSASTVVAGPDRPNRSPYVAAAGFFLLLVVVGGVALVPKLRHRDTLKDEAVVAAGPPIVLATKLVGGDKSSRIEMPANIQAFEETTIFARTSGYIKERYVDIGDHVRKGQLLAVIEDPQTAQSLLQAEATLAQTKAQLLQAEANAELSATTNKRWQALVGAGVVAQQDADQKRAQAGADAALVTADKANITASQANVNSLSEQASFSKVTAPFDGIILTRSIDRGSLITVGSQTGVPQMFTIAQSGVVRVFANVPQANAVGLKAGQPAQVVVRELGGEVFPGTITRTSQSLDPGTRTLLVEVDLKNDGRILPGMYATVRYDLAPTATAPVMLPANALVIRTAGPQAVVVDSDNVAHFKSVVLGRDVGSGTEIISGVKAGDTVILSPDDQVVDGGKVKPQMQALAKP; this is translated from the coding sequence ATGACGCAGAGTGCATCGACCGTTGTCGCAGGACCGGATCGTCCGAACCGCTCGCCGTATGTGGCCGCGGCTGGTTTCTTTCTTCTTCTCGTAGTGGTTGGTGGGGTGGCGCTGGTTCCGAAGTTGCGGCATCGGGATACGTTGAAGGATGAGGCGGTGGTAGCGGCGGGGCCGCCGATCGTGCTGGCGACGAAGCTTGTGGGTGGGGATAAGAGCTCGCGGATCGAGATGCCCGCGAATATCCAGGCGTTCGAGGAGACGACGATCTTCGCGAGGACTTCCGGATACATCAAGGAACGGTATGTCGATATCGGCGACCATGTGAGGAAGGGGCAACTGCTCGCAGTGATCGAAGACCCGCAGACGGCACAGAGCCTGTTGCAGGCGGAGGCTACGCTGGCGCAGACGAAGGCGCAGTTGCTGCAGGCGGAGGCCAATGCGGAGTTATCGGCTACGACGAATAAGCGATGGCAGGCGCTGGTGGGAGCGGGAGTCGTCGCACAGCAGGATGCGGATCAGAAGAGGGCGCAGGCGGGGGCGGACGCGGCGCTGGTGACGGCGGATAAGGCGAACATCACGGCCAGCCAGGCGAATGTGAACAGCCTGTCGGAGCAGGCTTCGTTCTCGAAGGTGACGGCTCCGTTCGATGGGATTATTTTGACCCGTTCGATCGATCGCGGCTCTTTGATTACGGTGGGGAGTCAGACGGGCGTGCCGCAGATGTTTACGATTGCGCAGTCGGGCGTGGTGAGGGTGTTTGCGAATGTGCCGCAGGCGAATGCCGTGGGGTTGAAGGCAGGACAGCCGGCGCAGGTGGTGGTGCGGGAGCTGGGTGGCGAGGTGTTTCCAGGCACGATCACGCGGACGAGCCAGAGTCTCGATCCGGGGACGAGGACGCTGCTGGTCGAGGTGGATCTGAAGAACGACGGGCGGATTCTGCCGGGGATGTACGCGACGGTGCGGTACGACCTTGCGCCGACGGCCACGGCTCCGGTGATGCTGCCGGCGAATGCGCTTGTGATCCGGACGGCTGGGCCGCAGGCGGTTGTGGTGGATAGCGATAACGTGGCGCACTTCAAGAGCGTGGTGCTTGGGCGGGATGTGGGGTCGGGGACCGAGATTATTTCCGGGGTGAAGGCGGGGGATACGGTGATTCTGAGCCCGGATGACCAGGTTGTTGATGGGGGAAAGGTGAAGCCGCAGATGCAGGCGCTCGCGAAACCTTAG
- a CDS encoding ABC transporter ATP-binding protein yields MIVALSGLRKVYEGKQTVTAVDGIDLDVEEGALFGLLGPNGAGKTTTISICTTRALPTAGRVLIAGIDVVAQPAVARRSIGVVPQYNTLDRACTIFENIHFHCVYFGFSRAAAKARTEQLLEQFHLTERAGAYPQQLSGGLAQRVQIARAIAHRPKVLFLDEPSAGLDPQSRIAMWEAVKGLRQEGITVVLTTHYMEEADELCDRVAIIDHGKILVQDTPAALKASVGVQKIYQLDLHDREQKEKLIGELSSLDGVASAEKTSSGVRVMAHGVDGLLSEVVRVANPYGLRDLSITETSLETVFIRLTGRELRE; encoded by the coding sequence TTGATCGTTGCGTTGTCGGGCCTGCGGAAGGTTTATGAAGGGAAGCAGACGGTCACGGCGGTTGACGGGATCGATCTGGACGTCGAAGAGGGAGCGCTGTTCGGGCTGCTTGGCCCGAACGGGGCGGGGAAGACGACGACGATCAGTATCTGCACGACGCGCGCCTTGCCCACGGCGGGGCGCGTGCTGATCGCGGGGATTGATGTGGTGGCGCAGCCGGCGGTGGCGCGGCGGTCGATTGGAGTGGTGCCGCAGTACAACACGCTCGACCGGGCGTGCACGATCTTCGAGAATATTCACTTTCATTGCGTTTATTTCGGATTCTCCCGGGCGGCGGCCAAGGCTCGGACTGAGCAGTTGCTGGAACAGTTTCATCTGACGGAGCGGGCGGGAGCTTATCCGCAGCAGCTTTCGGGTGGGCTGGCGCAGAGGGTGCAAATTGCGCGGGCGATTGCGCACCGGCCAAAGGTGCTGTTTCTGGATGAACCTTCGGCAGGCTTGGATCCGCAGAGCCGGATTGCGATGTGGGAGGCGGTAAAGGGGCTGCGGCAGGAGGGAATTACCGTCGTCCTGACGACGCACTACATGGAAGAGGCGGATGAGCTTTGCGACCGGGTCGCGATCATCGACCACGGGAAGATCCTGGTGCAGGATACTCCGGCTGCGCTGAAGGCTTCGGTTGGGGTGCAGAAGATCTATCAGTTGGATCTACATGACCGGGAGCAGAAAGAAAAGCTGATCGGCGAGTTGTCTAGCCTGGACGGTGTGGCTTCGGCTGAGAAGACCTCCAGCGGTGTGCGCGTCATGGCACATGGGGTGGATGGGCTGCTGTCGGAGGTGGTGCGGGTGGCGAATCCGTATGGGTTGAGGGATCTTTCGATCACAGAGACTTCGCTGGAGACGGTTTTTATCCGGCTGACTGGCCGTGAGTTGCGGGAGTAA
- a CDS encoding ABC transporter permease: MTTSAVVKVEAAPVGGQMTQYARAFAGLFLRDAYVLRRELFPFVIRVGMNPLLFLFVFTYVMPHMTGGASMNPTAAMSGAGGGFSTVLLPGLMAVGIMFSGIAAVALPLAQEFGITREIDDRVMCPLPVAAVAIEKICFSAVQSMIAACVVFPLAIWVPTVKPVVHVESWPFLILVVALASLVAGALGLVIGTSVKPQQIGLIFGVVVIPITFLGCVYYPWAALRPIPVLQIGVLANPIVYMSEGLRAALTPTLPHMHPVAILGMLVVFLCLLTVVGIKGFLRRVIG, from the coding sequence ATGACGACGAGTGCGGTGGTGAAGGTGGAGGCGGCTCCGGTGGGAGGACAGATGACGCAGTATGCGCGGGCGTTCGCGGGGCTGTTTCTGCGCGATGCGTATGTGCTGCGGCGAGAGCTTTTTCCGTTTGTGATCCGGGTGGGGATGAATCCGCTGCTGTTTCTGTTTGTGTTCACGTACGTCATGCCGCACATGACGGGTGGGGCTTCGATGAATCCTACGGCGGCTATGTCGGGCGCGGGTGGTGGGTTCTCGACGGTGCTGCTGCCTGGGTTGATGGCGGTTGGTATCATGTTTTCGGGGATCGCGGCTGTGGCCCTGCCGCTGGCGCAGGAGTTCGGGATTACGCGCGAGATCGATGACCGGGTGATGTGTCCGTTGCCGGTTGCGGCTGTGGCAATTGAGAAGATTTGCTTCTCGGCTGTGCAGTCGATGATTGCGGCGTGCGTGGTCTTTCCGCTTGCGATCTGGGTGCCTACAGTCAAGCCTGTCGTGCATGTGGAGAGTTGGCCGTTTTTGATTCTTGTTGTGGCGCTGGCCAGTCTGGTGGCGGGGGCTCTGGGGTTGGTGATTGGGACGAGCGTAAAGCCGCAGCAGATCGGGTTGATCTTTGGCGTGGTGGTGATCCCGATTACGTTTCTGGGGTGTGTTTATTATCCGTGGGCGGCGCTTCGGCCGATTCCGGTGCTCCAGATCGGGGTGCTGGCGAACCCGATCGTCTATATGAGTGAGGGCCTCAGAGCGGCACTCACGCCGACTCTGCCGCATATGCATCCAGTGGCGATTCTCGGGATGCTGGTGGTATTTCTGTGCCTTCTGACTGTGGTGGGAATCAAGGGTTTCTTGCGGCGCGTGATCGGGTAG